The Rickettsiales bacterium genome segment TCTGTTCCTTGCAGCTCTGCCTTAATTCACTGACAGCCACCAGGTCGAATTTGGACTGTATGTACATGATACCTGCAAAGCAGAACATCCAGCCAATGGTGCTGGTAACCAGCCAGTACATAGCCTGTCCGACAGAAACTTTACTGCCGTCTGCATTGCAGATATGGAAGTGCAGCAGGTACATTCCGGGAGTGGCTTTCATTCTGCTGGAAAAAAAGAAAGCGTAATAGGCGCATGCCACCACCACGGAGATAGCCTCCTTTACCCAAGGGTAATCCAGCCCCGGGAGCATCATGATGCCGTAATAAATGGGCGTGAAAATGGCGAGGTCAATACAGACTGATAAGAAGCGTACCCAGAAACCGGCATAATCTGTGTGATCGAATTTGCTTTGTGCTATAGTGTCCTGCATATCGAGCCTTTGTTTTTGGGAAGTTTAAAAACTTTTCAAAATACGTCAAGGGCTTAACTGAATATTTTTTGCAAAAACGGTCAAAGGCGCATGAATATACTCTTTATTACCAGCGGCAGCATAGGCGATGCTATTATCTCTTCCGGGATATTTAATTATCTTGCCGACCAATATCCGCAGGCGCGTTTTACTGTTGCGGGCGGTCCTGCTGCTGTCAGTGTATTCGAAGCATTTCCGAGACTGGATCGCATTATTAAAATTATCAAGCAGCCGCGTAATCGGCATTGGCTCACTTTATGGCAGGAAGTGCGCGGGCAGAAATGGGATATTGTGGTGGATCTGCGCGGATCGGCTCTCAGTTATCTGCTAAGGGCAAAGAGGCGCTATGTTTTTTTCCGTCCGGATAAATCCAAGTCGAAAGCTCAGCAGCTTGCGCTGATGATGCGGCTTCCCGCACCGCCGCCCACGCGACTTTGGTCCAGCGCAGAGGCAAAAGCGAATGCGGAAAAATTACTGCCTGCGGGTAAGCAAATAATCCTGCTGGCTCCTAAAACCAATTCGGAAGCGAAGGACTGGCCTATTGAGCGATTTGCGGAACTTGCAAAGCGGCTCTGCACGCCGAATACAGTTTTCGTAGTACTTGCAGCGCAGGTGCAAAAGGAATCTGTGCAGCCTATTATAGAGGCGTTACCCAAAGAGAATGTGCTGGATTTAAGCGGCGTAACCGATCTGCTCACCGCCTATGCAATCATGGAGCGTTCGCAACTATTTATCGGCAATGATTCGGGCTTGCTGCATATGGCCGCCGCTTCCGGCATTCGTTGCGTTGGTCTCTATGGGCCTTCTAACGACAAGGTTTATGCGCCGCGCGGGCCGCACGTGACAATCGTGAAATCCTATGATTTTGCGATGGGCGAGAAAGAGAAGCGCGACAATAAATACATGCAGATGATCAGCGTGGATCAGGTAGAGCAGGCGGTGCGCAGCGCCATGCACTCGCTTTGAGAGTTACCACCGGTGCTCGAAGCGTTTACGCACATACATGGCCAGTGAGTTCAGCAGGGCCAGTATAACGAGCAGTACAAGAATCCCGGCATCGGTTTTCTGCACGAAGCTTTCCTGCGGATTCGTGGACCAGAGATAGACCTGCACGGGCATGGTGGTGGCGGGATCCAGCAGGTTATGCGGAATATCCACGATAAAGGCTACCATACCGATCATCAGCAGTGGCGCAGTTTCGCCCATGGCCCTGGCAATGCCGAGTATCGTTCCGGTCATAATACCGGGAATGGCAAGCGGGAATGTGTGGTGCAGTACGACCTGCAGCGGCGAGGCGCCAAGACCGCGCGCAGCGTCGCGTATAGTATCCGGAATAGCTCTCAAGCTTGCGCGCGTGGCGATAATGATTGTGGGCAGAATGATAAAGGCAAGCGTAAAACCGCCGGCCAGTGAGGCTGAGCGTGGCATACCCATAATATTAAGGTATAGCGACAGGCCCAGCAGGCCGTAAACGATGGAAGGAACGGCCGCCAGATTATTGATATTCAGTTCGATCAGGTCGGTTATCCAGCCTTTGGCAGCGAATTCTTCAAGGTAAATCGCCGCCATTACCCCGACGGGTAAAGCTATCATCATGCAGGCGAGCAATGTGAGGAGCGATCCAACCATACTTCCCAGGAAACCTGCCAGTTCAGGTTCCAGCGAATCGCCTTGCGTGAAGAAGTAGGGTGAAAAAGTCAGCCGCGCCGCGTTGTCTCGCTGCAGGCTTTCCAGCCATCCTAACTGCATGTCGCTGATTTTGCGGTTATCCTGTGGTGTTTTGCGCGTGACGTGTTCTTTAAGCGCCATATCAACTTTGTCCGAGGCTGGCAGCCATAATTCTACCGGCCGGTGCAGAATTGTTTCGTCCTTCAATATTGCATCGCGCACTGCCTGTATGGCGCCGGAGCTTAATAGCGCCATTAAAGCACGCGTGTCGTGTGGGTTTTTGACTTCCGGGAAACGAGAGGTCAATGCCTGTTTGATGAACGGGCTGACGTCGGCATGGCGCCATTTGGACTTCTCACCAAGTGCCGTAGCGTCCACTACGACAGGGAGGCGTATTTCTGCATGGAAGAAACCGTCATAGCCATGTTTGACGATGCTTCCCAGCAGCAGGACAAGCATGGAAAGCGCCAGGGCTATGGCTAATTGACCGTAAAGTTTGAAACGCCGCTCTGCCTTATGGCGCGCGGCCATATTGGATATTTGCTTATTCATAAGCCTCACGGTATTTCTTGACGATGCGCAGGGCGATAAAATTAAGGGCGAGCGTTACGGCGAATAATACGAACCCCAGTGCGAAGGCAGCCAATGTTTTGGGGCTGTCGAACTCCTGATCCCCGACCAGCAGGGACACCATCTGAGCTGTAACGGTGGTGACTGAAGCCAGCGGATTGGCCGTAAGATTGGCCGCAAGGCCAGCCGCCATGACGACGATCATCGTTTCACCGATGGCGCGTGAAACGGCCAGCAGCATAGCGCCCATGATGCCGGGCAGGGCGGCGGGCAGCACGACTTTGCGAATGGCTTCGGATTTGGTGGAGCCTAAACCCAACGAAGCGTCGCGCAGGGCACGCGGAACGGCGCTGATAATATCATCCGACAGCGAAGAAATGAACGGTATGATCATAATGCCCATCACGAACCCAGCGGAAAGCGCGCTTTCCGAAGCAACCGGGATATGCAATGCTGTTCCCAGGGATTTCAGTACGGGAGTAACGGAAATAATCGCAAAATATCCGTATACTACCGTTGGAATGCCCGCGAGGATCTCCAGTATCGGTTTAATCAGCGCATGGGTCTGACGGGAGGCGTATTCCGACAGGTAAACAGCAGAAAGAAGACCTATCGGCGTGGCTACG includes the following:
- a CDS encoding RDD family protein, yielding MQDTIAQSKFDHTDYAGFWVRFLSVCIDLAIFTPIYYGIMMLPGLDYPWVKEAISVVVACAYYAFFFSSRMKATPGMYLLHFHICNADGSKVSVGQAMYWLVTSTIGWMFCFAGIMYIQSKFDLVAVSELRQSCKEQNIGLDDCIAEIETIIHVPFSQFQQLCFAALALAAFMALIWALSIALPKDKTGFHNLLCGTRFVKGRGA
- the pstA gene encoding phosphate ABC transporter permease PstA, encoding MNKQISNMAARHKAERRFKLYGQLAIALALSMLVLLLGSIVKHGYDGFFHAEIRLPVVVDATALGEKSKWRHADVSPFIKQALTSRFPEVKNPHDTRALMALLSSGAIQAVRDAILKDETILHRPVELWLPASDKVDMALKEHVTRKTPQDNRKISDMQLGWLESLQRDNAARLTFSPYFFTQGDSLEPELAGFLGSMVGSLLTLLACMMIALPVGVMAAIYLEEFAAKGWITDLIELNINNLAAVPSIVYGLLGLSLYLNIMGMPRSASLAGGFTLAFIILPTIIIATRASLRAIPDTIRDAARGLGASPLQVVLHHTFPLAIPGIMTGTILGIARAMGETAPLLMIGMVAFIVDIPHNLLDPATTMPVQVYLWSTNPQESFVQKTDAGILVLLVILALLNSLAMYVRKRFEHRW
- a CDS encoding glycosyltransferase family 9 protein — translated: MNILFITSGSIGDAIISSGIFNYLADQYPQARFTVAGGPAAVSVFEAFPRLDRIIKIIKQPRNRHWLTLWQEVRGQKWDIVVDLRGSALSYLLRAKRRYVFFRPDKSKSKAQQLALMMRLPAPPPTRLWSSAEAKANAEKLLPAGKQIILLAPKTNSEAKDWPIERFAELAKRLCTPNTVFVVLAAQVQKESVQPIIEALPKENVLDLSGVTDLLTAYAIMERSQLFIGNDSGLLHMAAASGIRCVGLYGPSNDKVYAPRGPHVTIVKSYDFAMGEKEKRDNKYMQMISVDQVEQAVRSAMHSL
- the pstC gene encoding phosphate ABC transporter permease subunit PstC; translated protein: MKKSNQIWTGKLLEALFMLSALFSIAVTVAIIFTILSKSLEFFHFVNPLDFLFGLHWTPQTAMRADQAGSSGSFGTVPLFAGTCLIMLIAMAVATPIGLLSAVYLSEYASRQTHALIKPILEILAGIPTVVYGYFAIISVTPVLKSLGTALHIPVASESALSAGFVMGIMIIPFISSLSDDIISAVPRALRDASLGLGSTKSEAIRKVVLPAALPGIMGAMLLAVSRAIGETMIVVMAAGLAANLTANPLASVTTVTAQMVSLLVGDQEFDSPKTLAAFALGFVLFAVTLALNFIALRIVKKYREAYE